A single window of Nicotiana tomentosiformis chromosome 1, ASM39032v3, whole genome shotgun sequence DNA harbors:
- the LOC138908273 gene encoding uncharacterized protein codes for MGNIIRQSIRIVKLTNNEAEYEAMIVGLELAKSLGAEVIKAKCDSLLVVNPVNGRFKVKEDRMWRYLNKLQMVLHQFIKWTLQHVPRDQNSEADALANLGSSVDSDEFNSEAVVQLMSSVIKEGYVEVNSTSLTWDWRNKYIDYLQKGQLPLDPKESRALRTKAARFSLVEGKLCQRSFFGLLARSLGLGETDYMMREVHKGTCENHSGAKLLVWKLIRACYYWNEMEKDAKEFVQKCNECQRHAPMIYQPRELLRLVISPWSFMKWEMDIVGPYKAQYIEVEYR; via the coding sequence ATGGGTAATATAataaggcaatctattagaattgtaaaattgactaacaatgaagccgaataTGAAGCTATGATTGTAGGTTTAGAACTGGCTAAAAGCCTAGGGGCTGAGGTGAtcaaagccaagtgcgactccctcctcgttGTTAACCCAGTTAATGGGAGGTTCAAAGTCAAAGAAGACCGGATGTGGAGATACTTGAATAAATTACAAATGGTGTTACATCAGTTCATAAAATGGACATTACAACATGTGCCCCGAGATCAGAATAGCGAGGCCGATGCTTTGGCTAACTTAGGATCGTCAGTTGACTCCGATGAATTTAACTCCGAAGCGGTGGTGCAATTGATGAGCTCGGTGATAAAGGAAGGTTATGTCGaggtaaactcaacaagtttgacttgggattggagaaataaatacatagactaccttcAAAAGGGGCAATTGCCTTTAGATCCAAAAGAATCAAGGGCCCTTCGAACTAAGGCTGCCAGGTTCAGCTTAGTTGAAGGGAAACTGTGCCAAAGATCATTTTTCGGACTGTTAGCAAGGTCCTTGGGTCTCGGGGAGACTGATTACATGATGAGGGAAGTCCACAAGGGTACATGCGAAAACCATTCAGGAGCGAAATTGTTGGTTTGGAAATTGATCAGGGCTTGTTATTACTGGAACGAGATGGAAAAGGATGCAAAGGAATTTGTTCAAAAATGTAatgaatgccaaaggcatgccCCGATGATCTACCAACCGAGAGAGCTGCTTCGCCTGGTCATTTCCCCTtggtcattcatgaaatgggaaatggacATTGTAGGTCCTTATAAGGCCCAGTACATTGAGGTCGAATACCGGTGA
- the LOC104090580 gene encoding 3-ketoacyl-CoA synthase 11-like: protein MFVVNSIFFWALLIFIWGVVRRFIQMRSKKVFLIDFACSKPPISQMCTKIMAAERVKILGNYSEEMMDYMKMTMDKVGLGDNTYLPEALHKDPPNPCMDLARKEAEFVMFGSLDNLFEKTKVVEPKDIGILIVNCSVFHPVPSLSSMIVNRYKLNHNILSYNLTGMGCTAGLLAIRLANQLLQVHENTCALILSTENTTDCIYVGNDESKFISNCTFRVGGAAILLSNRPFDKEFSKYELLHDVHNHDASLDRSYKSIFLEEDEQGLIGVSITKDLLVAATNAIETNLTLLGPLILPFSEKYIFFKNLIRRFLGVANVKKYVPKFNTAVDHFFPHVGGLPVLNQLQKMLKFCDESMEASKITLRRFGNTSSSSVWYELAYAEAKGRIKKNDRIWQMAFGSGFKCSSLIWRAMRSVDSNDLKNPWNGEIDTVDLNLNGIETFNFDYFEPPLLLS, encoded by the exons ATGTTTGTTGTCAACTCAATATTCTTCTGGGCGTTGCTTATTTTCATATGGGGAGTAGTGCGGCGTTTCATTCAAATGCGTTCTAAAAAAGTTTTCTTGATAGATTTTGCATGTTCAAAGCCCCCAATTTCACAAATGTGCACAAAAATAATGGCAGCAGAAAGAGTGAAAATTCTTGGAAATTACTCTGAAGAAATGATGGATTACATGAAGATGACAATGGACAAGGTAGGTTTAGGTGATAACACCTATTTGCCAGAGGCTTTGCATAAAGATCCTCCTAATCCATGCATGGATTTAGCAAGAAAAGAGGCTGAGTTTGTCATGTTTGGATCTTTGgacaatttatttgaaaaaacTAAAGTTGTTGAGCCTAAGGATATTGGCATACTAATAGTGAATTGCTCTGTTTTTCATCCTGTGCCGTCTTTATCGTCTATGATAGTTAATCGTTACAAGCTGAACCACAATATTTTGTCATATAATCTTACTGGAATGGGTTGTACTGCTGGACTCTTGGCCATCCGACTTGCCAACCAACTTCTTCAG GTGCATGAAAACACCTGTGCTTTAATATTGAGTACAGAGAACACTACAGACTGCATCTACGTGGGAAATGACGAGTCCAAATTCATATCAAATTGCACATTTCGAGTTGGTGGAGCTGCCATTCTACTTTCCAATCGACCATTTGATAAGGAATTTTCCAAGTACGAACTCCTTCATGATGTCCATAATCATGACGCAAGTTTAGATCGTTCATACAAATCAATTTTCCTAGAAGAAGATGAACAAGGTTTAATTGGTGTTTCCATAACCAAAGATCTTTTGGTCGCAGCAACAAATGCTATAGAAACAAACCTTACCTTATTAGGTCCTTTAATCCTACCCttctcagaaaaatacattttctttaaaaatctTATAAGACGATTTCTAGGGGTTGCAAATGTGAAAAAGTACGTACCAAAATTCAATACAGCGGTTGATCATTTCTTCCCTCATGTTGGAGGATTGCCAGTTCTAAACCAATTGCAAAAAATGTTGAAGTTTTGTGATGAGAGTATGGAAGCTTCAAAAATTACGTTGCGACGATTTGGGAATACTTCGAGTAGTTCAGTTTGGTATGAACTTGCATATGCAGAAGCTAAGGGGAGGATCAAGAAAAATGATCGAATTTGGCAAATGGCATTTGGATCGGGTTTCAAATGTAGCAGTTTGATTTGGCGTGCCATGAGATCTGTTGATAGCAATGACTTGAAAAATCCATGGAATGGGGAAATTGATACTGTTGATCTCAACTTGAATGGGATTGAAACATTCAACTTTGACTACTTTGAACCACCACTACTGTTATCTTAA